The Streptomyces sp. B3I8 nucleotide sequence GGTCCAGCTCTATCTGCACGACCCGGTCGCCTCCGTGGTCCAGCCGGTGCAGCGCCTCATCGCCTACGCGCGCGTCGGCCTGGAGCCGGGCGAGGCCCGGCGGGTCCGGGTCACGGTCCCGGCGGACCTGGCCTCCTTCACCGGGCGCGACGGGCGGCGCGTGGTGGAACCGGGCGCGCTGGAGCTGCGGTTGGCCGCGTCCAGCGCGGATCCGCGGCTGACGGCCGAGGTGACGCTGACCGGGGCCGCCCGCCACGTGGACCACACGCGGCGCCTGCACTCCACGGTCGTACAGGAGCCGGTCACCCGGGCCTGACACGGGACGGACGCGGGCGGGGCACGGACGGTCCCCGCCCGCTCAGAGCAGGCCGCGCCGGGCGAGGTTGCGCATCAGCGCGCCCGCCCCGAACGTCCACGGCGCGGCCTGCTCGCTGGTGACGACGGTGTTGACCAGGGCGCCGAGCCTCGGACTGGAGATCCGTACGAGGTCGCCGTACTCGTGGGTGAAGCCGGCACCGGGCGCGTGCCGGTCCTCGGTGGGCGCGAACAGGGTTCCGGTGAACAGCACGAAGCCGTCCGGGTACTGGTGGTGCGGGCCGAGCGTGGCGGCCACCAGATCGCTCACGTCGCGGCTGATCTCGCGCAGGGAGCTGCTGCCGTGCAGGACGTAGCCGTCCGTGCCGTCGATCCGCAGGTCGACGTCGAGATGGCGGACGGTGTCGAGGCCGAAGCCGTCGTCGAGCAGGCGGACGAACGGGCCGATGGCGCAGGAGGCGTTGTTGTCCTTCGCGCGGGACAGCAGCAGGGCGCTGCGTCCTTCGATGTCGCGGAGGTTGACGTCGTTGCCGAGGGTCGCGCCGCGGACCCGGCCGTGCGAGTCGACGACGAGGACGACCTCGGGTTCGGGGTTGTTCCACACCGAGGCGCCGAGCACTCCGATGTCGGCGCCGGTGCCCACCGCGGACAGGACGGGCGCCTTGGTGAAGATCTCCGGGTCCGGCCCGATGCCGACCTCCAGGTACTGCGACCACAGTCCTTCGGCGACGAGTGCCTCCTTGGCCCGCTCCGCCTCCGGTGATCCGGGACGGATGCCGTCGAGCGCGCCGCCGACCACCCGGGCGACGCGCTCCCGTACGCGTGCGGCCTGTGCCGGGTCGCCGCCGGTGCGTTCCTCGATGACGCGTTCCAGCAGGCTGCGGGCGAAGGTGACGCCCGCGGCCTTGATCACCTGGAGGTCGACGGGGGCGAGGAGGTGGGGGACGTCGGGGCGGTCGGCCGGCGCGGCGAGCAGGGCGTCCAGGCGCCAGGCGCGTGCGCCGTCGGCCTGCCGGACGAGCGTCGCGGCGTCGTCGCGTTCCATGAGGTCGGCGACGGTCGGGGCGAGGGCCGTCAGGTCGACGACGTGCTCGCCCCGGACCGCGGCCACGCACGGTCCGCCGCTCTCCGGGTCGTGCACGCGGGCGACGAGGGCGGCCCGGTCGGCGTCCTCGGGCAGGACGGATCCGGGATCGAGGCGCGGACGGGGGCGTGCTGCTGCCGGTTCCACGATCGGTGCTCTCCTGAGTTCTGTGGGAGGGTGCGGTCGCCCAAGGGCCCAAGGGTGTTCAGTGGGAGTCGCGGGGGACCTCGTGTCCGCGGCTTCCGCGCAGGAAGCCGAAGTCGGCGCCCTTGTCCGCCTGTTCGACGTGCTGGGTGTAGAGCCAGGTGTAGCCGCCGGTGTACCGCTGCTCGGGTGCGCGCCAGGCCTGTCGGCGCCGGTCGAGTTCGGCATCGTCGACGTCCAGGCGCAGGGTGCGGTGGGGGACGTCGAGGACGACGGGGTCCCCGTCGCGCACCAGGGCGAGAGGGCCGCCGACGGCGGCCTCCGGCGCCACGTGCAGGACCACCGTGCCGTATCCGGTGCCGCTCATCCGGCCGTCGCAGACGCGCACCATGTCGGTGACGCCGGCCTTGAGCAGCTTGGCGGGCAGGGGGACGTTGGAGACCTCGGGCATGCCGGGGTAGCCCTTGGGGCCGGCGTTGCGGATGACGAGGACGGTGTTCTCGTCGACGTCGAGGTCGGGGTCGTCGGCCACCTCGTGGTAGGCCTCCGGGGAGTCGAACACGCGGGCGGGACCGCGGTGGGTGAGCAGGTGCGGGGATGCGGCGGACTGCTTGATGACGGCGCCGTCCGGGCACAGGTTGCCGCGCAGGACGGCGATGCCGGTGCCGGCCGGCTGGAAGGGGGTGTCGAGGGGGGTGATGACGTCGGAGCCGAAGCGTTCGGTGTCACGGGTGTTCTCGGCGACGGTGCGGCCGGTGACCGTGATCGGTTCGCCGTGCAGCAGTCCGCCGGCGAGCAGCTCGGCGAGGACGGCGGGCAGGCCGCCCGCATAGCAGAAGTCCTCCATGAGGTATTTACCGCTGGGCATCAGGTTGACCAGGGTCGGCACCGCGCGGACGAGTCGGTCGAAGTCGTCGAGGTCCAGTTCGACACCGACGCGTCCGGCGAGGGCGGTGAGGTGGATGAGGGCGTTGGTGGAGCCGCCGATGGCCGCGTTGACCCGGACGGCGTTCTCGAACGCCTCCCGGGTGAGGATGCGCGAGGGGCGCAGTTCCTCCTCCACCATGGTCACGACGCGCTGCCCCGCCGCCTGCGCGGTCTCCATGCGGCGGGAGTCGACCGCGGGCCAGGCCGCCGAGCCGGGCAGTTGCATGCCGAGCGCCTCGGCCATGCACGCCATCGTCGAGGCGGTTCCCATGGTCATGCAGTGGCCGCGGGAGCGGGCCATGCACCCTTCCGCGAAGAAGCACTCCTCCTCGGTCATCCGGCCGGTCTTCAGGTCCTCCTCGAACTTCCAGACGTGGGTGCCGGATCCGACGTCCTGGCCCCGGTACTTGCCGTTGAGCATGGGCCCGCCGGTGACCATGACGGCGGGCAGGTCCACGCTGGCGGCGCCCATGAGCATGGCGGGGGTGGTCTTGTCGCAGCCGGACAGCAGCACGACGCCGTCGAGCGGATTGGCCCGGATCAGTTCCTCGACCTCCATCGCCATGAGGTTGCGGTACAGCATGGCGGTGGGGCGCATCAGGGTCTCGCCGGTGGCCATGGTGGGGAACACGAGCGGGAGACCGCCCGCCTGCCACACGCCGCGCCTGACCGCTTCGGCGACGTCCGTCAGGTGGGCGTTGCACGGGGCGAGTTCGGAGGCGCTGGTGGCGATGCCGATGACGGGACGCCCGTCGAACACCTCGTGGCCGAAGCCCTGGTTGCGCATCCAGGAGCGGTACAGCATCCCGGCGCGGCCCTGGGCTCCGAACCAGGCCTGGCTGCGGCGACTCGTCCTGCGACCGTCGGTCATGTGAACACTCCCGTGGCTCTGGCGACGTGGCCCCGGCGTCGTCCGCTGCGCGGTGGGGCGGTGGGGCGGTAGCGCGTCGGGGTGGTGGGACGTTGTGGGGGACGGTCCCGCAGGCCGTACCCTGTGGGCCAATCATTAAATGATTCGATGAATGGCGTCCAGGGGGCGAGCGAAGATCGTGGTGCGTTTCCTGACCATGCACCAGCGCGTGGTCGACGAGCTCGGGCGGCGCGTCGCGGCCGGCGCGTGGGCGCCGGGGGACGCGTTGCCGGTCGAGGACGCGCTCGCGGCCGAGATCGGCGTCAGCCGGGGCGTGGTGCGAGAAGCGGTCAAGGCACTGGTGGCCAAGGGGATGCTGCACGTGCGTCCGCGTACCGGCACGCGCGTGCTGCCCCGGGAGCACTGGAACCATCTGGACCGTGACGTGCTGCGCTGGCAGCAGGCCGGGGACGCCGCGGCCCTGCTGCGCGACACCGGTGAGCTGCGCCGGATCGTCGAGCCGGAGGCGGCGCGGCTGGCCGCCGAGCGGGCCGGCTCCGAGGAGGTACGCGGGTTGTACGAGGCGCTGGCGGCCATGGAGGCCGCGGCGGCGGATCCGGGCCGCGGCGGCTATGTCGAGGCGGACATCGCCTTCCACCGGGCCCTGCTGGACGCCAGCGGCAACCGTCTGCTCGGCTCACTGGGGCGTGCCGTCGACATCGCGCTGGAGCACAGTTTCCTCGTCAGCACGCAGACGCCCGGCGCGGTGGAGGCCTCGCTGCCGGGCCACCGGGCCGTCGTGCGGGCCGTCGAGGCGCGCGATCCGGCGGCCGCGGCGGCCGCCGTACTGGCCATCATCGAGGCCGCCGACCAGGAGATCGCCCGGTCGCCCGGACTACCGGGCGACGCCGGGTGACCCGATCGCGGGCCGCTCCCCCGCCGCCCCGCGGAAAGGCGCCCGCCCCGGGTTCTCCCCCGTCGGGCGCCTTCCACGACGCGTTTCAGGCGTTCTTCGGGCGTCTCTTCGGGCGCCCCTTCACGGCTCAGCCGCCGCTCTTGCGCCGGAACGAGCGCTGGCTCGCCGCCGGGCCGTGCGCCGCGCGCACCTTGGCGGCGTCCGGGCTGCCGCCGGCCTCGGCGGCGTTCGCCTGCGTACCGCGCTTGCGGTCCAGGGCTTCGCGGAACTTGCGCTTGAGGTCGTAGTTGCCGTCGCTGTCCGGCGCGAGCGGGGCGGCCTCGGGGGCAGTCCCCGGGGCGGCCTCCGGCTCCGAACCTTCCGGGGACACGGGCTCTGCGGTCATGGTGACCTCCTGCGGTTCGGGGGTGAGTCAGCACAAGCTTGTCATGCCCGACGGGTGCGCGGTGCCGCGAGACCCCGCGGGCGCAGGCCCCGCCCCCTTCACCACCTCGGGCCCCGCCCCCTTCACCACCTCGGGCCCCGCCCCCTTCACCACCTCGGGCCCAGCCCGCTTCACCGCTGCCGGCCCCTCTCGCTTCACCACTTCAAGCCCCCTCCCCGTCCTCCCCCTCGTCCCCCGCCTCGGGCAGGGCCAGCCGGTCCGTGACGTCGTCGGCGAAGCGGGCGAGGAGGCGGAGGAGATCGTCGCGGTCCTGCCGGGGCCATCGGCCGAGGACGTCGGCGAACCAGCCGAGCAGGGAGGCGACATAGCGGCGGGCGGCCTCGTCGCCCGCCTCCGTCGGCTCGATGAGGCTCGCGCGGCGGTCGTGGGGGTCGGCGATGCGCCGCACGAGGCGGCGCTTCTCCAGGGCCTGGACCTGGCGGGTGACGTGCGGGCCCACGACCTGCATGCGGTCGGCGATCTCCCCGATGCGCAGGGGTTCCCCGGCCGCGAGCAGGGCCACCAGCACGCCCACGGCGGGGCGGTCCAAGGAGGGGCCGGCCGCCTCCGCAGCGCGATCGACGAGCCTGCCCTTGCTGAACGCGGAACTGAGCCGGGTGAGCCGGGGCAGCACGGCGAGCAGATCGTCGGGCGAGAGGCCGGGCGCGGGTTCGGCCGCGGGCGCGGACTCCGGCGCGGACTCCGGCGCGGACTCCGGCGCGGGCTCGGGCTCCCCGGGGGACTCGGGGATCATGACACCTCCATTTGCATACCTGAGTTAGGTATCTATATCGTGGGGAGCGGAGTCACGGCACCAGGGGTGCCGTACGACTTCATAAAGGATACCTAAGGTACGTATCTACGCCGCCCTCCGCCGCGAGCCGCGTACCGCCTCCGTGCCGGGCCCGCCCGGCGGAAAGGTGCCATTTCCATGACACGCCAGACATCCACGTCCGCCCCTCGTCGCGTACTGATCTCCGGAGCGAGTATCGCCGGTCCGACGCTCGCGTACTGGCTCGACCGGTACGGCTTCGAGGTGACCGTCGTCGAGAAGGCCGCCGCCGTGCGCGGCGGCGGCTACGCGATCGACATTCGCGGCACGGCCCGGGCGGTCGTGGACCGCATGGGCCTGCTGCCCCG carries:
- a CDS encoding fumarylacetoacetate hydrolase family protein, whose translation is MEPAAARPRPRLDPGSVLPEDADRAALVARVHDPESGGPCVAAVRGEHVVDLTALAPTVADLMERDDAATLVRQADGARAWRLDALLAAPADRPDVPHLLAPVDLQVIKAAGVTFARSLLERVIEERTGGDPAQAARVRERVARVVGGALDGIRPGSPEAERAKEALVAEGLWSQYLEVGIGPDPEIFTKAPVLSAVGTGADIGVLGASVWNNPEPEVVLVVDSHGRVRGATLGNDVNLRDIEGRSALLLSRAKDNNASCAIGPFVRLLDDGFGLDTVRHLDVDLRIDGTDGYVLHGSSSLREISRDVSDLVAATLGPHHQYPDGFVLFTGTLFAPTEDRHAPGAGFTHEYGDLVRISSPRLGALVNTVVTSEQAAPWTFGAGALMRNLARRGLL
- a CDS encoding IlvD/Edd family dehydratase; this translates as MTDGRRTSRRSQAWFGAQGRAGMLYRSWMRNQGFGHEVFDGRPVIGIATSASELAPCNAHLTDVAEAVRRGVWQAGGLPLVFPTMATGETLMRPTAMLYRNLMAMEVEELIRANPLDGVVLLSGCDKTTPAMLMGAASVDLPAVMVTGGPMLNGKYRGQDVGSGTHVWKFEEDLKTGRMTEEECFFAEGCMARSRGHCMTMGTASTMACMAEALGMQLPGSAAWPAVDSRRMETAQAAGQRVVTMVEEELRPSRILTREAFENAVRVNAAIGGSTNALIHLTALAGRVGVELDLDDFDRLVRAVPTLVNLMPSGKYLMEDFCYAGGLPAVLAELLAGGLLHGEPITVTGRTVAENTRDTERFGSDVITPLDTPFQPAGTGIAVLRGNLCPDGAVIKQSAASPHLLTHRGPARVFDSPEAYHEVADDPDLDVDENTVLVIRNAGPKGYPGMPEVSNVPLPAKLLKAGVTDMVRVCDGRMSGTGYGTVVLHVAPEAAVGGPLALVRDGDPVVLDVPHRTLRLDVDDAELDRRRQAWRAPEQRYTGGYTWLYTQHVEQADKGADFGFLRGSRGHEVPRDSH
- a CDS encoding FadR/GntR family transcriptional regulator encodes the protein MASRGRAKIVVRFLTMHQRVVDELGRRVAAGAWAPGDALPVEDALAAEIGVSRGVVREAVKALVAKGMLHVRPRTGTRVLPREHWNHLDRDVLRWQQAGDAAALLRDTGELRRIVEPEAARLAAERAGSEEVRGLYEALAAMEAAAADPGRGGYVEADIAFHRALLDASGNRLLGSLGRAVDIALEHSFLVSTQTPGAVEASLPGHRAVVRAVEARDPAAAAAAVLAIIEAADQEIARSPGLPGDAG
- a CDS encoding DUF5302 domain-containing protein, whose translation is MTAEPVSPEGSEPEAAPGTAPEAAPLAPDSDGNYDLKRKFREALDRKRGTQANAAEAGGSPDAAKVRAAHGPAASQRSFRRKSGG
- a CDS encoding MarR family winged helix-turn-helix transcriptional regulator; translation: MIPESPGEPEPAPESAPESAPESAPAAEPAPGLSPDDLLAVLPRLTRLSSAFSKGRLVDRAAEAAGPSLDRPAVGVLVALLAAGEPLRIGEIADRMQVVGPHVTRQVQALEKRRLVRRIADPHDRRASLIEPTEAGDEAARRYVASLLGWFADVLGRWPRQDRDDLLRLLARFADDVTDRLALPEAGDEGEDGEGA